From the genome of Nitrospirae bacterium YQR-1, one region includes:
- a CDS encoding RICIN domain-containing protein, with translation MKKVPLVMMVVFALVMMMGFGSAWGDDVTSPNSQASTTYKIVNLKSSLCLDNSNGETGNYVTVTQFSCGSGSNQKWSLVSGCSQGYQISSSNSGKCITVQEANTGDGGAIMQYSCGCGNNANWTLYQPISGYYWIYNGNGKCLEVSHANTGGGAAIVQSTCKITPEQLWSLQ, from the coding sequence ATGAAAAAGGTGCCTTTGGTTATGATGGTAGTGTTTGCTTTGGTTATGATGATGGGATTTGGTAGTGCTTGGGGTGATGATGTAACTAGTCCGAATAGTCAGGCAAGTACTACTTATAAAATTGTAAATTTAAAAAGTAGTCTCTGCTTAGATAATTCAAACGGTGAAACTGGTAATTATGTTACAGTCACTCAGTTTTCTTGTGGTAGTGGTTCAAATCAAAAATGGAGTTTAGTCAGTGGGTGTAGTCAAGGTTATCAGATATCAAGTTCTAACAGTGGAAAGTGCATTACTGTTCAAGAGGCAAATACTGGTGACGGTGGTGCTATAATGCAATATAGTTGTGGTTGCGGCAACAATGCAAATTGGACTCTTTATCAACCAATATCTGGTTATTATTGGATTTATAATGGAAATGGCAAATGTTTGGAAGTATCTCATGCAAATACCGGAGGTGGTGCAGCAATTGTTCAGAGTACTTGTAAAATAACACCTGAACAATTGTGGTCTTTACAATAA